From the genome of Mucilaginibacter paludis DSM 18603:
TGGTATTTGATCGGAAATACGATCAATTTAAACTACTGAAAAATAATTCGGTATCAGAGCGCAATCTGGCAATATCAAAAGCAGGGCTACGTTGTTAAATTACGTTAATTTTACGGCTTTATATGATCAAATCCCGCGTTTTTTATTATTTTTATTTTGATGAATGAGCACGAGCATATAATTGAAATTCCTGAGCTGTTAAGTAACAGGATATGTAAACGGCTCATTTTAAAATTTGATGGCCTGGTGATTGAAAAACCATTCATCTTTGATGAACGGCAATTTATTGCGGTCGAAGATATGGTTGCCTTCAGGCTCGGTATAAAATGGATCAGGGGAATTTATTTCGTTTTAGGCAGGCAATTTATTGTTGAATTAAAACATCAAAACGGAGCCATCACGACAATCAAGCTAACGAGTGTTTATAATATCCGCAATCAAAAGTACGACGAAATTTGGTCTGCAATTATTGATCACGTGTATTGTAAATATTTTTCGAGCCATCTGCAATTGTATGTTGAGTTGTATGAGATGGGCCAGACCTTTAATTTATCCGAGCTCACCTTCAATCCCGATGGTATCACCTGGGACAAGAACAAAAACCTGCATTACAACCAGATCAGCATTAGCTGTTACCGCACTTACTTTGTAATCCACAACAAAAATAACCCCAAACAAAATAAAAGCCTTAGTTTTTTAAACGATTGGAACGCCTACCTTGTACAGGCGCTGGTGAGATACATTGTTGAAGACCGCCGTAAAATATTGAGCAGATAAGCACCTCATCTGCTCAATCCTTCTTTTTTAAGTGTTTTTTTTATCCTGATATTCAGTTTGTTGAAGTGAAATGCCATTTATTTGCCAACATACTTTCATAAAATGCGTTTAGATTTTTAGTAAAACGACAAAAGGTATCACCTAAGTAAAATTTATAAGATAGAAAGCTACATATTATTAACTATTTGTGAATCATAAATTAAATTATCAATCATGAAAAAGTCCATTTTAATATTAGCAGCTTCGTTATCGGTGAGTTTGTTTGTAAACCATGCGTTTGCACAAACCACAACTAAAGATACTTCTAAGCAAGCTACCACTACTGAAACAGCTACAGCCACAGGTAATGTAGTTAAAACCTTGTCAAGCAATTCGGATTATTCAACTACCGCATTGGCTGCAAAAGCTGCCAATTTAGATGCATCACTTACAGGATCCGGTCCATATACCATATTTGCACCTAATAATGCTGCTTTTGCAAAATTACCAGCAGGTAAATTGGATAGCCTGATGAAAGACACCGCTAAACTGGCAAGTGTTTTAAAGGTACATGTAGTTAACGGCAAATACGGCAAAGCCGAAATTATAAAGGCGTTAACAGCGGGTAAAGGTAAAGCAACCCTACCTACGGTTGATGGAGAAGAATTAAAGTTATCCGTTAGCCCCAAAAGTACATTACAGCTTACCGACCCAGAAGGCCATATTGCCGAGGTAACTTTGTATGATTTGCAAGGTACTAACGGTGTAGTTAATGGTATAAACGCTGTATTGGAACCAGCCACCAAGTAATAACGCAAATTTCATCAATAAAAAAGCCCCAATGCCGAATGAGGCATTGGGGCTTTTTTTATATTTTTTTCCTCAGGCGGTAACCGCGCCTTTATCCCTCATTAAATGTTCTCCTTCAATCTTTTTTTGCAGTTCTAATATCCCGCCAATTAAAGCTTCGGGGCGTGGGGGGCAGCCCTGCACGTATATATCAACCGGAATTATCCGGTCAACACCTTTTACTACGTGGTAGCCGTGTTGCCAATAGGGGCCGCCACAGTTGGAGCATGAGCCCATCGAGATCACATATTTAGGTTCGGGCATTTGTTCATATAAGCGCTTAATGCGTTCGGCCATTTTGAAGGTTACCGTGCCGGCTATAATGATCACATCCGCCTGGCGGGCTGATGGGCGTGGGAAAACACCAAACCTATCCAAATCATAAGTTGATGCCATGGAGCCCATCATTTCAATGGCGCAGCAAGCTATACCGAAACTGAGGGGCCACAGCGATGACAAGCGCGACCAGTTCATCAGGTCGTCCAGTTTGGTTACAATAATGCCGCCGCCTTCGTTAGTTATATCGTTACTCATTTTCGGGCTTTTTAAAGGTTGCTTTAAACATGGGTTTACGCGGCTGGGTGGCGGTGGCCGGTGCAGAGACAGGTTCTTTAACAATCTCAGCTTCCATTGTAAATGGTTTTACCTGGTAGCCGCTTTGCTGAAGGTTTAATTTTTGGTACAGCGATTGCGGAATTTTAGTATCAACAGTAGGTGTTATGGGTTTGGCTTTAATCCAATCCAAATCTCCTTTTACCCAAACATAAACCAAGCCTAAAATCAATATTCCTATAAAAATGAACATCTCTGCCAGGCTGAACCATCCCCAGGTTGGTGTAGCTTTTATAATTTCGTGATTGCCAAATACGGTTGCCCATGGAAAAATGAATACCATCTCCACATCAAATAATAAAAAAACAAGGGCTATCACATAAAATTTGGGGTTAAACTGAATCCATGAGTTCCCTTCCGGTTCTTCGCCACACTCGTACGATGTTAGTTTCTCGGGTGTGGGGTTATGGGGAGCTATTAACCTGTTAACAAATAAAGTGATGCCTACCAGCAAAAAACCGGTAATTAAAAAGATAAGTATCTTGCCGAATTCTGATATTTGCGAAACTTCGCCCATGACTGCAAATTTAATAAAACAAACCCATTTCGACGCTATAATTATTGGCGGTGGTGCCTGCGGACTGATGTGTGCCGTACAGGCCGGATTTTTAGGTAAACGTACATTGATATTGGAGAAAACCGAAAAGCCCGGTGCTAAAATATTGATCAGCGGTGGTGGTCGCTGTAACTATACCAATATGTACGCTACCGATATGCAATTTATATCCGCTAACCCACATTTCTGTAAATCGGCATTTTCGCAATGGTCGGTTGAGGATACCGTCATATTTTTTGAAACCTACGGGATTGAAGGTAAAGAGAAAACCCTGGGCCAGCTTTTCCCGGTGAGCGATAGTGCCAAAGATATTGTAAACCTGTTTACCGGTTTGTGCCGGGAGTTGGAGCAAGAAATATGGTGCAATGCCGAAGTGAAAGCGATAGATCAGGTTATGGGTGGCTTTGCTATCACCTTTGAACGTGATGGCAGGGAAGAGACCTTGCATACGCCCAAAGTAGTTATAGCCTCGGGCGGATTGCCTATCGCTAAAATGGGTGCCACCGACTTCGGCCTGCGTACAGCGCGTAAGTTGGGTTTGCGGGTTACAGAAACAGCACCTGCCCTGGTGCCGCTAACCATTACCGGGAAAGACCAGGAATGGTATGAGCAGCTATCGGGCAATAGCATATTCTGCCGGGTATCTAACGATCAGATCAGCTTTGAAGAAAACATCCTGTTTACGCATTGGGGTTTAAGCGGCCCCGCTATTTTGCAGATCTCGTCTTACTGGCGGCCGGGCCAGTGGATTGAGCTGGATATGCTGCCGCATCAAAATGTGCTGGAACTAATAGAGGCGGAGCGCCTACAGAATGGCAAGCGACCCTTAGGTGGCTTATTGGCCAGTTTGTATACCCGTAAATTTGCCGAGGCGCTGGCTAAATACCTGCCGATAGAGAAAAATCTGGCCACATTAAATAAGCAGGATATGGAAAATATCAATAATCTGATTCATCATTTTAAAGTGAAACCTGCCGGTGATAAGGGTTATGATAAGGCGGAGGTAATGCGTGGTGGTGTATCAACAGATGAGCTATCATCCAAAACCCTCGAATCAAAAAAAATACCGGGCCTGTACTTTGGCGGCGAATGTGTTGATGTTACCGGCTGGCTGGGCGGCTATAATTTTCAATGGGCCTGGGCCAGTGGTTTTGTAATTGCCCAAGGGATTTAGGGTAGTGAAAACCTCGGTCGGTGTCTTTGCTCAGGTTGGTATTCAATTACTGGGAAAGGTGCCTTTTAAGAAAACGGGGTATAAAAGTTTCCTCCTTATAATGAAGTCTATGTAAGTAGTTGATTATCAGTATGTGTATTTTGCTTTAAAAATCAGTATTCTTAACTTATAGCATCGGCCCGCTCAATCGCCGCGGGAAGGGCTGTTACTTTTGTCTTGACACAAAAGTAACCAAAAAGTCAAGACTGCCCGATCCTTCCCCCCGCAAGGCCAACTCCCGGCCCGGCGTGCAGTCGGGCTTTTGCGCACTTTTCCTATCTGCGCTTGGTAATCTATAAGGTTCAAACGTCATCCCTATTTTTTTTCAGTTGGCCGGGTCCATTACTTATAATGGCACCTATGTAAGTTATTGATTGTCAAAACTAAACTTCCCTCCATCATGTCATCCCGACGGGAGGAGGGATCTTCTAAAAGCGGTAAGTATGCGTCATATTCGGTGCGCTGATTATCAATGTGCTATCTTTGCTCAGATAATCAGTATTCATAATTTAGATCATCGGCACGCTCAATCGCCTCGTGAAGGGCTTGTTACGTTATTCACTCTTGTTTGTTTTTGGTGTGAATGATTGCTAACGCAGTTTTGTCTTGATACAAAAAGTAACCAAAACTAAGCGAAAGCGACCTCATGAATACCTTGAAAAACAAAAAATAGATGAATAAACCGACCGTCGGGAGCTCATGAACACCTTAAAAAAACAAACACAGGTGAATAAAATCAAGACTGCCCGATCCTTCCGCCCACAGGCCAAACCCGGCCCGGCGTGCAGTCAGGCTTTTGCGCACTTTTCCTATCTGCTCAAAATAGCCTACAGGTTTCAAATGTCATCCCTGTTTTTTCGGGGGTGAGGCCCGGTGGGATACTCGGGATGACATCGTTTGTGAGTGCTGCCCATTAAAAAAAACGTGTCATTCCGATGAGGTACGAAGAGGAATCTTCTGCGTCAGGACAGCAACTGTGCAAGTTTCGCAGCAGGAATATTACTCGCAAAAGGTTCCTCTCGCTGGTCGTCGACATAGTTTGTGAGTGCCTTCCAGAGTTTATTAATGCCGCTAATCAAAAAAAACAACCATCAAAAAAACGGTGTCATCCGATGAGGTACGAAGAGGACTTTTCTATGTCAGATTAACACTTATCGCACATGAAAAATTCCTCCTGTTTCGGTAGCACAACGGAAGAGGGGCTTGGCAAATCGGATTTTGCCGTACTCAAAATTAGCAATTGCCGTCAGGGCCGCAAACCGGGCCATCAATGCTAACCGGTTGGTTTTCTTGCCAGGTTTGGTTTAAGGCGCCTAAAAATGTTTCGCTATGTTGCGCACCGGATACGGCATATTTATCGCCCAAAACAAAATACGGTACACCGCGCACGCCTATTTGGTTAGCTTCGTAAATGTCGTGTTTTACCTCTTCGGCATATTGCTTACCATTTAGTACTTGTTTAACACTTTCAGCCTCAAGGCCTACGGCTGTGCCTATCTTTAGCAGGGTATCGTAGTCGGCTACGTTTTTGCCCTCGGTAAAATAAGCTTTAAACAATGCTTCTTCCAGTTTGTCCTGCAAGCCGCTGGCTTTAGCCAAATGCGACAAACGGTGCGCATCAAACGAGTTAGCTATCACTGCTTTATCAAAATTGTAAACAATGCCGAGTTCGCTTGCCATAGCCGTCATCTGATCGTGCATTTGAGCCGATTGCTCAAGCGTTATGCCTTTTCTTTCAGCCAGGTAATGATATAAACTGATGCCAGTATTGTTTTTCATGCTTGGATCAAGCTGGTAGCTTTTCCATATAATTTCAACTTCGTCTTTATGCTCAAATTCCTGCAGTGCATTTTCAAACCGGCGTTTACCGATATAACAAAACGGACACATCACGTCCGACCATATTTCGACTTTCAATTTCTGTTGTTCCATTTTTTAATATTCAAAATCTAATGAATACAAAGTTAAGCGGAATGTTCCCTTCTGCCTCATTCCGAAAAACATCTGTATGTCAATCTGTAAAATAAGGGTCTTATACTTGGTTTTTTAGCGCAAGAACACAGCTGATTTTTGCGCGTTACAAGTTTTGAAATCAGTCTGGATACTACATCAATGGAAGATATTCCATAGTTTAACTTTTAAGAAAATATTTTTTCCTGGTATTGTAAAATAAATGTATTAATTGTATGTTTGTAACGTAAATGTTGCCGATACGACTTAATGTATTACAAACTGTTTGAATTTTACACTAACAAAGGCTAAAAAATATGATTATCGCTTTCATCATAACCCGTGTTATAATTTACATCAGAGCAGCAAGAGCCAAAAAAATGGCCTCGTTAACTACAGTAGCCTGACAAAATCCACTTTTTTTTATGATACTACATCTATTCAGAATGAGGTTAATCCCCATCCTGAACTGTGTATGTATAAGTTTCCGTATTACCTACAGGCAGATTAGCCATTTCGCCGCGGTTTAACTGCCACCAGAAACGCAGGTGTGGTTTTGGATGATTGCCTATCTCGTTCATCGAGTCCGAATCGTATAACCGTCCGTTAACCATCACGTATTTTAATTTTTCGCTGTTGCGGATATCGTCTAAAGGGTTTTCATTCATTACAATCAGGTCAGCCAGTTTGCCAACCTCCAATGATCCTATTTCTTTATCCATCCCTAAATAACCTGCCCCGTTAATAGTAGCGCAACGGATAGCCTGCATTGGCGACATGCCTCCCTGTGCGAGCATCCACAGTTCCCAGTGTGCACCTAAGCCTTGTATTTGCCCGTGCGCTCCTAAGTTTACCTTAGTACCGCCATCGGCTATTTGTTTTACGGCTTTTGATACCTCGATATGGCCATACTCTCCATACTCTGATGTAGTGCGGCGGCGTGACCGGGCATCTATAATTGCCCTTGGGGTAAAATTTAACAGGTGCTCGTTTTTCCATACTTCAGTACGGTCATACCAATAATTTTCGCCAAACTGCGTACCGTAGCTCACAATCAGGGTAGGGGTATAACCGCTTTTGCTGCCGTTCCATAAGGCCTTAACATCTTTATAAATAGGTACAACCGGAATATTGTGCTCAATGCCTGTGTGCCCGTCGAGTATCATGTTCATGTTGGTAAAATAGGTAGAGCCACCTTCGGGCACCACTTCCATCTGCAACTCGCGTGCGGCGGCAATAATTTGCTGGCGCTGCTCGCGGCGTGGCTGGTTGTAACTTTTTACCGAGAAAGCGCCTACAGCCTTCAGGCGGCGCAGATTTGAGCGCGCATCGTCTAAGCTGTTAATCACCGCCTTAAAATCTCCGTCGGCACCATACAGTATCGTGCCGGTTGAATAAACTCTTGGGCCAACCATAGCGCCTGATTTTAGCATTTCCGATTGGCTGAAAACCATTTCGGTATTGCTGGAAGGATCGTGCGAAGTGGTTACTCCGAAGGACAGATTAGCGTAATAGTTCCAGTCTTGCTGAGGCGAAATACCATCAGGGCTGGCATGCAGGTGTGCGTGTACATCCACAATACCAGGCATCATAGTTTTACCGGCAATGTCGTAAACCATGGCATCTGCTGGGATGGCGATGTCGGCATTTTTGCCTAAAGCGGTTATCTTGTTCTGGTCGATGATGATCGTTCCGTTCTCAATAACTTCCTCGCCCTTCATGGTAATGATCCGGGCATTTTTAAAAGCTATTTTTCCTGTAGGGGCGTCAGTTTTAAGCCTGAGGCCGATATCTGTCCCTAAAGTATCTGTAGCAGGTGTTTTGTCAGATCCGCCATCAGCATAAGGAGAAGCCGCTTTGATATCGCGCGCAAAATAACGTGGGCCAAGCGTCCACATGATATGCTGGCTGTCTTTTGACCAATGCAGGTAAGTTCCGGCGTCCCGGGTTAACCTATTTAAAGGTATGGCTTTGTTACCGGCCGACAGATCCTGTGCGCCGCCGGTGGTAATCATCGGTGTGATGTAACAATTGAACAGCTCGGTAAAAGCCATCCATTTACCATCAGGACTGGGCGCAAACTGAGTGGCGTAGGTTGATGTGTAAAGGGTTTTTTGATTAGCCCCACTTACGTCCATTACTTTAAAAGCTTTTTTGTCACCTTCGCTGCTCTGATAGTATATTTTAGAATCATCTGCCGAGAATTGCGGGTGAATACCATTGTTAATTACTAATTGGGGTTTCCCACCGGTAACCGGTATGATGTAAATGCCGGGAGCATTGCCAAAAAAGTAACCCAATACTTCGTTGCCTTCGCCTTTGCGGTAAATGATTTTATCGCCGCGGTTAGCGTATTTTGGTGAGTAATAATAACCCCTGTCGGTAGTTAACCGCATAATCAGGTGTGTGGTCAGGTCAATCGTATTAATGGAGCCTTTCATTTCATCGGCCCAGCTCACATAAACCAATGATTTGCCATCTGGGCTAAACTCAGGCTCATACTCCAGGTCCGTTCCGGTTGTGATGCGCTGCGGCACGCCGTTAGGCAATGCTTTGGTATAGATATACCCGGCGGCATTAAACGCTACCATTTTACCGTCGGGTGATGTAGTGAGCTGCCTGATCATCTTAACGGTAAACTCATCCTGGAAAACCTTTTGAGGGAAATGCAGCGCATCGCTTATGGTTTGGGTAGATGTTACATCAAATGGGATATTTGCCACATTGAGGCTGGCTACATCCAGGTTCCAGATTTTGCCTTTGGCGTAAAATATGATGTTCTTACTATCCGGTGTCCATGCGAAATTTGGATATACGCCAAATATGGCCCAGGTTTCCTGCTGATCATGCGATAGGTTATCGTAAACTGGCCACTCTTCCTGTGTTTCCAGATTTTTGATATATAACACCGATTTTAGCCTGTCGCGCTTTACAAAGGCCATCAGTTTATTGTCCGGCGATAGTT
Proteins encoded in this window:
- a CDS encoding DsbA family oxidoreductase, whose amino-acid sequence is MEQQKLKVEIWSDVMCPFCYIGKRRFENALQEFEHKDEVEIIWKSYQLDPSMKNNTGISLYHYLAERKGITLEQSAQMHDQMTAMASELGIVYNFDKAVIANSFDAHRLSHLAKASGLQDKLEEALFKAYFTEGKNVADYDTLLKIGTAVGLEAESVKQVLNGKQYAEEVKHDIYEANQIGVRGVPYFVLGDKYAVSGAQHSETFLGALNQTWQENQPVSIDGPVCGPDGNC
- a CDS encoding NADH-quinone oxidoreductase subunit B encodes the protein MSNDITNEGGGIIVTKLDDLMNWSRLSSLWPLSFGIACCAIEMMGSMASTYDLDRFGVFPRPSARQADVIIIAGTVTFKMAERIKRLYEQMPEPKYVISMGSCSNCGGPYWQHGYHVVKGVDRIIPVDIYVQGCPPRPEALIGGILELQKKIEGEHLMRDKGAVTA
- a CDS encoding BaiN/RdsA family NAD(P)/FAD-dependent oxidoreductase, yielding MTANLIKQTHFDAIIIGGGACGLMCAVQAGFLGKRTLILEKTEKPGAKILISGGGRCNYTNMYATDMQFISANPHFCKSAFSQWSVEDTVIFFETYGIEGKEKTLGQLFPVSDSAKDIVNLFTGLCRELEQEIWCNAEVKAIDQVMGGFAITFERDGREETLHTPKVVIASGGLPIAKMGATDFGLRTARKLGLRVTETAPALVPLTITGKDQEWYEQLSGNSIFCRVSNDQISFEENILFTHWGLSGPAILQISSYWRPGQWIELDMLPHQNVLELIEAERLQNGKRPLGGLLASLYTRKFAEALAKYLPIEKNLATLNKQDMENINNLIHHFKVKPAGDKGYDKAEVMRGGVSTDELSSKTLESKKIPGLYFGGECVDVTGWLGGYNFQWAWASGFVIAQGI
- a CDS encoding NADH-quinone oxidoreductase subunit A, whose amino-acid sequence is MGEVSQISEFGKILIFLITGFLLVGITLFVNRLIAPHNPTPEKLTSYECGEEPEGNSWIQFNPKFYVIALVFLLFDVEMVFIFPWATVFGNHEIIKATPTWGWFSLAEMFIFIGILILGLVYVWVKGDLDWIKAKPITPTVDTKIPQSLYQKLNLQQSGYQVKPFTMEAEIVKEPVSAPATATQPRKPMFKATFKKPENE
- a CDS encoding fasciclin domain-containing protein, giving the protein MKKSILILAASLSVSLFVNHAFAQTTTKDTSKQATTTETATATGNVVKTLSSNSDYSTTALAAKAANLDASLTGSGPYTIFAPNNAAFAKLPAGKLDSLMKDTAKLASVLKVHVVNGKYGKAEIIKALTAGKGKATLPTVDGEELKLSVSPKSTLQLTDPEGHIAEVTLYDLQGTNGVVNGINAVLEPATK
- a CDS encoding amidohydrolase family protein, whose amino-acid sequence is MKILYTATLLLLFTGAINAQTKWNVEAPPGLSKKITFTTDEGTWMDLDVSPDGRTIVFDLLGDIYAMPITGGKATLLAGGKAWDVQPRFSPDGKSISYTSDHDGGDNIWLMNADGGNKRPVTKENFRLLNNASWTPDGQYLVARKHFTGSRSLGAGEMWLYYKNGGDGIQLTKRKNDQQDAGEPVASPDGKYIYWSEDITPGPSFQYNKDPNAGIYAIKRLNRETGEIETVAGGAGGACRPQLSPDNKLMAFVKRDRLKSVLYIKNLETQEEWPVYDNLSHDQQETWAIFGVYPNFAWTPDSKNIIFYAKGKIWNLDVASLNVANIPFDVTSTQTISDALHFPQKVFQDEFTVKMIRQLTTSPDGKMVAFNAAGYIYTKALPNGVPQRITTGTDLEYEPEFSPDGKSLVYVSWADEMKGSINTIDLTTHLIMRLTTDRGYYYSPKYANRGDKIIYRKGEGNEVLGYFFGNAPGIYIIPVTGGKPQLVINNGIHPQFSADDSKIYYQSSEGDKKAFKVMDVSGANQKTLYTSTYATQFAPSPDGKWMAFTELFNCYITPMITTGGAQDLSAGNKAIPLNRLTRDAGTYLHWSKDSQHIMWTLGPRYFARDIKAASPYADGGSDKTPATDTLGTDIGLRLKTDAPTGKIAFKNARIITMKGEEVIENGTIIIDQNKITALGKNADIAIPADAMVYDIAGKTMMPGIVDVHAHLHASPDGISPQQDWNYYANLSFGVTTSHDPSSNTEMVFSQSEMLKSGAMVGPRVYSTGTILYGADGDFKAVINSLDDARSNLRRLKAVGAFSVKSYNQPRREQRQQIIAAARELQMEVVPEGGSTYFTNMNMILDGHTGIEHNIPVVPIYKDVKALWNGSKSGYTPTLIVSYGTQFGENYWYDRTEVWKNEHLLNFTPRAIIDARSRRRTTSEYGEYGHIEVSKAVKQIADGGTKVNLGAHGQIQGLGAHWELWMLAQGGMSPMQAIRCATINGAGYLGMDKEIGSLEVGKLADLIVMNENPLDDIRNSEKLKYVMVNGRLYDSDSMNEIGNHPKPHLRFWWQLNRGEMANLPVGNTETYTYTVQDGD